Proteins encoded by one window of Bradyrhizobium sp. B097:
- a CDS encoding polysaccharide deacetylase family protein translates to MRSALGLMLASVVAAIVIAGVWFWTSSPRADAAPPQTTAAAKADALPAAAAKQATRDDVETTAALSKRADATQAAAPAAAPAPAPAPVAAAPRCANPDALGISRTVVVDTTGGPGFGFLQYKQYDFLTDHEVVLTFDDGPWPTTPAVLKALADECTKAVFFPIGLHTTYHPDILRQVAAAGHTIGAHTWSHAHLASKKLTEQQAKDEIEKGFSAVKLALGSNPAPFFRFPALAHTPATTAYLGTRNIAMFSVDVDSNDFKSKSSDEVINNVMTKLDKEHKGIILMHDLQKHTAQALPTLLRKLKAGGYKVVWMKAKTQIETLPEYDAMMAKTEKPIATGRPIGNVVQTIAD, encoded by the coding sequence ATGCGTAGTGCGTTGGGCCTGATGCTGGCCAGTGTTGTAGCGGCGATCGTGATCGCCGGTGTGTGGTTCTGGACCTCCTCCCCGCGTGCCGACGCGGCTCCTCCGCAGACAACTGCCGCAGCCAAGGCCGATGCGCTTCCTGCGGCAGCGGCAAAGCAGGCTACCAGGGACGATGTCGAGACGACCGCCGCGCTGTCGAAGCGCGCCGATGCCACCCAGGCGGCAGCCCCGGCCGCTGCCCCCGCCCCGGCGCCGGCCCCGGTTGCCGCCGCACCCAGATGCGCCAATCCCGATGCGCTCGGCATCAGCCGCACCGTCGTGGTCGACACCACTGGCGGCCCGGGTTTCGGCTTCCTGCAGTACAAGCAATATGACTTCCTGACCGACCATGAGGTCGTGCTGACCTTCGACGACGGTCCGTGGCCGACCACGCCGGCCGTGCTCAAAGCCCTGGCGGACGAGTGCACCAAGGCGGTGTTCTTCCCGATCGGCCTGCACACCACCTATCACCCGGACATCCTCCGCCAGGTCGCCGCCGCCGGCCACACCATCGGCGCCCACACCTGGTCGCATGCGCATCTGGCGAGCAAGAAGCTCACCGAGCAGCAGGCCAAGGACGAGATCGAGAAAGGCTTTAGCGCGGTGAAGCTGGCGCTGGGTAGCAACCCCGCCCCGTTCTTCCGCTTCCCGGCGCTGGCGCACACCCCGGCAACCACAGCCTATCTCGGCACCCGTAACATCGCGATGTTCTCGGTCGACGTCGACTCCAACGACTTCAAATCGAAGAGCTCCGACGAAGTCATCAACAACGTGATGACCAAGCTCGACAAGGAGCACAAGGGCATCATCCTGATGCATGACTTGCAGAAGCACACCGCGCAGGCGCTGCCGACGCTGCTGCGCAAACTGAAGGCGGGCGGCTACAAGGTGGTCTGGATGAAGGCCAAGACCCAGATCGAGACGCTGCCCGAATACGACGCGATGATGGCGAAGACCGAGAAGCCGATCGCAACGGGCCGGCCAATCGGCAACGTCGTGCAGACGATCGCCGACTAG
- a CDS encoding MFS transporter codes for MTAPPDRPDSITAPLRHSIFRRIWLASLLSNLGILIQGVGAAWAMTQMTAEADKVALVQTALMLPVMLIAMPAGAIADMHDRRIVALVSLAIALSGATTLTVLAWLSLVTPNILLALCFVVGSGMALFGPAWQSSVSEQVPSETLPAAVALNGISYNIARSFGPAIGGIVVASAGAVAAFAANAVLYLPLLTVLFLWNRVSEPSRLPRERLNRAIVSGVRYITNSPSIRIVLTRTMVTGIIGGSVSALMPLVARDLLHGGAQTYGIMLGAFGMGAVIGALNISEIRSRLSGEAAVRTCALLMGVAIAIVAVSRQPVLTAAALVVAGAVWMLAIALFNIGVQLSAPRWVAGRSLAAFQASIAGGIAIGSWCWGRITDLGGVEMALLISAGLMLLSPVLGIWLRMPPVGARNEDATDTLADPEVRLQLTGRSGPLVVEIEYRVAQDNARAFHNVMQDVQLSRQRNGAYGWSIARDIADPELWTERYHCPTWLDFLRQRNRATQIERELHQKAADFHIGADPIRVRRMLERPFGSVRWKDETPDRAAKEVIPVVATAAGSST; via the coding sequence ATGACCGCACCGCCTGATCGACCCGACAGTATCACTGCGCCGTTGCGGCACTCAATCTTCAGGCGAATCTGGCTCGCCAGCCTGCTCTCCAACCTCGGCATCCTGATCCAGGGCGTCGGCGCCGCCTGGGCGATGACCCAGATGACCGCGGAGGCCGACAAGGTCGCGCTGGTGCAGACCGCGCTGATGCTGCCGGTGATGCTGATCGCGATGCCGGCCGGCGCCATCGCCGACATGCATGACCGCCGCATCGTGGCACTGGTGTCGCTGGCGATCGCACTCTCCGGCGCCACCACGTTGACGGTGCTGGCCTGGCTCAGTCTGGTGACGCCGAACATCCTGCTTGCGCTGTGCTTCGTCGTCGGCAGCGGCATGGCGCTGTTCGGCCCGGCCTGGCAATCCTCGGTCAGCGAGCAGGTGCCGTCGGAGACGCTGCCCGCCGCGGTCGCGTTGAACGGCATCAGCTACAACATCGCGCGCAGCTTCGGCCCGGCGATCGGCGGCATCGTGGTCGCGTCCGCAGGCGCCGTGGCGGCATTCGCCGCCAATGCCGTGCTGTATCTGCCGCTGCTGACCGTGCTGTTCCTGTGGAATCGCGTCAGCGAGCCGTCGCGGCTGCCGCGCGAGCGGCTGAACCGCGCCATCGTCTCCGGCGTGCGCTACATCACCAATTCGCCGTCGATCAGAATCGTGCTGACCCGCACCATGGTGACCGGCATCATCGGCGGCTCGGTCTCGGCGCTGATGCCGCTGGTGGCGCGTGACCTGCTGCATGGCGGCGCGCAGACCTACGGCATCATGCTCGGCGCCTTCGGCATGGGCGCGGTGATCGGCGCGCTCAACATCAGCGAGATTCGCAGCCGGCTCAGCGGCGAAGCCGCGGTGCGCACCTGCGCGCTGCTGATGGGCGTCGCGATCGCCATCGTCGCCGTGAGCAGGCAGCCGGTGCTCACCGCCGCCGCGCTGGTGGTTGCCGGCGCGGTGTGGATGCTTGCGATCGCGCTGTTCAATATCGGCGTGCAGCTGTCGGCGCCGCGCTGGGTCGCAGGCCGTTCGCTGGCGGCCTTCCAGGCCTCGATCGCCGGCGGCATTGCGATCGGAAGCTGGTGCTGGGGCCGCATCACGGACCTCGGCGGCGTCGAGATGGCGCTGTTGATCTCCGCCGGGCTGATGCTGTTGTCGCCGGTGCTCGGCATCTGGCTCAGGATGCCGCCGGTCGGCGCGCGCAACGAGGACGCCACCGATACGCTGGCCGATCCCGAGGTGCGGCTGCAACTGACCGGGCGCAGCGGCCCGCTGGTGGTCGAGATCGAGTACCGGGTGGCGCAGGACAATGCCCGCGCCTTCCACAATGTGATGCAGGACGTGCAGCTGAGCCGCCAGCGCAACGGCGCCTATGGCTGGTCGATCGCACGCGACATCGCCGATCCCGAATTGTGGACCGAGCGCTATCATTGCCCGACCTGGCTCGATTTCCTGCGCCAGCGCAACCGCGCCACCCAGATCGAGCGCGAGCTGCACCAGAAGGCGGCCGACTTCCACATCGGCGCCGACCCGATCCGGGTGCGCCGGATGCTGGAGCGCCCGTTCGGCTCGGTGCGCTGGAAGGACGAGACCCCGGACCGCGCCGCCAAGGAAGTGATCCCGGTGGTCGCGACGGCGGCGGGCAGCAGCACGTAG
- a CDS encoding carbonic anhydrase: MIWINGGLPMDRSIGLQFPFGPNDLFVVRVAGNGLGIEVLGSLKYAVENLGGSLKLIVVLGHSGCGALTTAVDVFLNPREYLPLATKRSLRSILDGALVVVQTSERKLVAAFGPSVVHRPGYRKALIETSIVTNAALAAYSIQEELRTNGYTGIEAAYGAYLLESRTIWAPRSGDADGIGLAAAPQDIAAFVDLGDAIAQSRRIESLVNAKE; encoded by the coding sequence TTGATCTGGATCAACGGCGGCTTGCCGATGGATCGCTCAATAGGATTGCAGTTTCCGTTCGGACCCAATGATCTCTTCGTGGTCCGCGTCGCGGGCAACGGCCTCGGAATAGAGGTGCTTGGAAGCCTCAAATACGCAGTCGAGAACCTTGGCGGCAGCCTCAAACTCATCGTCGTACTCGGCCACAGCGGGTGCGGCGCGCTTACGACAGCCGTCGATGTATTCCTGAATCCGCGTGAATACTTGCCGCTCGCGACCAAGCGTTCGCTCCGCAGCATTCTCGACGGTGCGTTGGTCGTGGTCCAGACTTCCGAGAGAAAGCTGGTCGCCGCGTTCGGGCCAAGTGTCGTGCACCGCCCTGGGTATCGAAAAGCCCTGATTGAGACGTCGATTGTCACCAACGCCGCGCTGGCGGCCTACTCGATCCAGGAAGAACTGAGGACCAACGGCTACACCGGGATCGAAGCGGCATACGGCGCCTATCTTCTGGAGAGCCGCACGATATGGGCTCCGCGTTCCGGTGATGCCGACGGGATCGGTCTGGCGGCGGCACCTCAAGATATTGCAGCGTTCGTGGATCTCGGCGACGCCATCGCGCAATCGCGGCGCATTGAATCGCTTGTCAACGCGAAAGAGTGA
- a CDS encoding hydrolase produces MALSRRSILQGAGALSLLAGRLAVPALAQSVLAQSVLAQPAPAGDIPPILFVHGNGDHAALWLTTLWRMESNGVPRERMAVINFTDPLARTDDKVEQAGRSSTEDQRRELAEAVRELKQKSGAARIALVGNSRGGNAIRNTIKNGGGGDISHAVLCGTPNHGVYASDDGLGNEFNGRGPFLRGLNDGDSEVTAGTAFLTLRSDGLDKYAQADGRFIGKPGTPTNVTAEGPALKGATNLVLGAVDHRETAYHPRAFREIYKFIAGHEPSRIEIVPEAAVRLSGLVTGTPGGVPTNRPVPGATVDIYRVSAETGERLSGPLHSSQTGADGRWGPAQVDPSWPLEFVLTSPGALTTHIYRSPFPRSSEIVHLRAARPLLPADASAGAIVLMSRPRGYFGLPRDIVLFDGKEPADVKSGVPTDAVTTLRLAAADVGRPVAAIFNGERIVARAWPASENRIAVAELTY; encoded by the coding sequence ATGGCGCTGTCGCGGCGGAGTATTTTGCAAGGAGCCGGCGCGCTGTCCCTGCTGGCGGGCCGTCTTGCCGTCCCGGCCCTGGCTCAGTCGGTCCTCGCTCAGTCGGTCCTGGCGCAGCCGGCGCCTGCCGGCGACATCCCGCCGATCCTGTTCGTGCATGGCAATGGCGATCACGCCGCGCTCTGGTTGACGACGCTCTGGCGGATGGAATCGAACGGCGTGCCGCGTGAGCGCATGGCCGTGATCAATTTCACCGATCCCTTGGCGCGCACCGACGACAAGGTCGAGCAGGCGGGCCGCTCCTCGACCGAGGACCAGCGCCGCGAGCTCGCCGAGGCGGTCAGGGAGCTGAAGCAGAAGAGCGGCGCCGCCCGCATCGCGCTGGTCGGAAATTCGCGCGGCGGCAATGCGATCCGCAACACCATCAAGAATGGCGGCGGCGGCGACATCAGCCACGCGGTGCTGTGCGGCACGCCCAATCACGGTGTGTATGCCTCGGACGACGGGCTCGGCAACGAGTTCAACGGGCGCGGTCCGTTCCTGCGCGGGCTGAACGACGGCGACAGCGAAGTGACTGCTGGCACCGCATTCCTGACCTTGCGCAGCGATGGCCTCGACAAATATGCCCAAGCCGACGGCCGCTTCATCGGCAAGCCGGGCACGCCGACCAACGTCACGGCCGAAGGTCCGGCGTTGAAAGGCGCGACCAATCTGGTGCTTGGTGCCGTGGATCATCGCGAGACCGCGTATCATCCGCGCGCCTTTCGCGAGATCTACAAATTCATCGCGGGGCACGAGCCGTCGCGGATCGAGATCGTGCCGGAGGCGGCGGTGAGGCTGAGCGGCCTCGTCACGGGCACGCCCGGCGGCGTGCCGACCAACCGGCCGGTGCCGGGTGCCACGGTCGACATCTATCGCGTGTCGGCGGAAACCGGCGAGCGCCTCAGTGGTCCGCTGCACAGTTCGCAGACCGGCGCCGACGGCCGTTGGGGACCAGCGCAGGTCGATCCGTCCTGGCCGCTCGAATTCGTGCTGACCTCGCCGGGTGCACTGACGACGCATATCTATCGCTCGCCGTTTCCGCGCTCCTCCGAGATCGTGCATCTGCGCGCGGCACGACCGCTGCTGCCTGCCGATGCCAGTGCGGGCGCCATCGTGCTGATGTCGCGGCCGCGCGGCTATTTCGGGCTACCGCGCGATATCGTGCTGTTCGACGGCAAGGAACCGGCCGATGTCAAATCCGGCGTGCCGACGGATGCCGTGACGACGTTGCGGCTCGCCGCGGCCGATGTCGGCCGTCCGGTGGCCGCGATCTTCAACGGGGAACGCATCGTGGCGCGGGCCTGGCCGGCGTCGGAGAATCGGATTGCAGTCGCCGAGCTGACTTATTAG
- a CDS encoding cysteine rich repeat-containing protein, with protein MTRFLFAVVPLVLLTSAASAQQQGRDACSRDASRFCRAHLSEGDQVVLACLKEHRSRLSKACQQTLIDNGQ; from the coding sequence ATGACCCGATTTCTATTCGCCGTCGTTCCACTGGTTCTGTTGACGTCGGCCGCCTCGGCACAGCAGCAGGGGCGTGATGCCTGCTCGCGCGACGCCTCGCGGTTCTGCCGCGCCCATCTCAGCGAGGGCGATCAGGTCGTGCTGGCCTGCCTGAAGGAGCATCGCAGCCGCCTCAGCAAGGCCTGCCAGCAGACGCTCATCGACAACGGGCAGTAG
- a CDS encoding glycosyltransferase, translating to MGPKNRDSEFQLQLAFLREFQRAHNRPLRVLHIGNIANNAYNNALIQRRFGIEADVICYNYYHVMGCPEWEAASFDSNIDNMFPDWWATELGGWRRPDWFVQGPVLDCLSYLRAKNAGDGGAAAFFWTLLQARYWEMLDGIAAAESRVRPPMPEHLADTISIAREFQDFQASKAIPQPLDQPTSVLPGATIEPEPTLFPISSASSEPASPDPQPVQSRSSANEYPDSEGPGRFVSTYRSLLAKYVFVHLRREAETGVVDGASLAVAIWRSQRRSRGLPRFGFEFPADVFTMPNPDTAPPAASKGKEYRTFRGSRSSSAKGPSRLVSIYRSLLTKYVFVHLQREAETGVVAGPSLAVAIWRSQRRSRGLPRFGFEFPVGVFTVPNPDAATSAASESDEDGTFRDLRSPNPKGPGRLVSIYRSLLTKYVFVHLQREAETGVVDGSSVAVAFWRSQRRSRGLPRFGFEFPADAFTMPDPVTATPAASNSAAADVGSSGIAVVIQPAIVDRPEFRYFEKYGKGEDRNASQRAARLGDLLRQFTDYPAEALVLVEAFASTIANEFADVLEHYDIIQGYSIDGFIPFINGLKNYTCYEHGTLRELPFEKTYNGILCSASYKNAAFSFVTNSDVLPSVARLKLNRERTVYLPHAFDDEKISSFRAGLKIPKRDPKVTTFFSPTRHHWHAAPVSMQKGNDLFLRAAAQVAQADRDFRIILVEWGVDVYRSKELIQELRIEDMVSWIPSLNKAELRQRYCSSDVVVDQFRIPAIGGVTFEAMALGRRVITNLDETQSAEFFGATPPCLVADSIESCAARILEVLADPLDGNGCGDAARLWFEKCHSAQRVVALQLAAYRTICAA from the coding sequence TTGGGACCGAAGAATCGCGATAGCGAATTTCAACTACAGCTTGCCTTCCTGAGGGAGTTCCAACGCGCCCATAATCGCCCGCTGCGCGTCCTGCATATCGGCAATATCGCGAACAACGCCTACAATAATGCCTTGATTCAGCGGCGCTTCGGAATCGAAGCGGATGTCATTTGCTATAACTACTATCACGTCATGGGTTGCCCGGAATGGGAGGCCGCAAGCTTCGACAGCAACATCGACAACATGTTCCCGGATTGGTGGGCGACCGAGTTGGGCGGTTGGCGGCGACCGGATTGGTTTGTGCAAGGCCCCGTTCTCGATTGCCTCTCGTACCTTCGTGCAAAGAACGCCGGCGACGGCGGAGCAGCCGCATTTTTCTGGACGCTGCTGCAGGCAAGATATTGGGAGATGCTTGATGGCATCGCCGCCGCAGAGAGCCGGGTCCGTCCACCGATGCCGGAGCATCTGGCAGACACAATTTCAATTGCGCGTGAGTTTCAGGACTTCCAGGCAAGCAAGGCAATTCCGCAGCCGCTCGATCAACCGACCAGCGTCCTGCCAGGGGCGACCATAGAGCCTGAGCCTACACTCTTCCCGATTTCGTCGGCCTCGTCAGAGCCGGCCTCGCCTGATCCGCAGCCTGTGCAAAGCCGATCTTCTGCCAACGAATATCCAGATTCCGAAGGACCAGGCCGCTTCGTATCAACCTATCGCTCCTTGCTGGCGAAGTACGTGTTTGTTCATTTGCGGCGTGAGGCGGAAACCGGCGTCGTCGACGGGGCGAGTCTGGCGGTCGCAATTTGGCGAAGCCAGAGACGCAGCCGCGGCTTGCCGCGCTTTGGCTTCGAGTTTCCAGCCGATGTCTTCACGATGCCGAATCCTGACACCGCGCCGCCGGCTGCAAGCAAAGGTAAGGAATATCGGACGTTCCGCGGCTCGCGGTCATCAAGTGCCAAGGGGCCAAGCCGCCTCGTATCAATCTATCGTTCCCTGCTAACGAAGTACGTATTTGTTCATTTGCAGCGTGAGGCGGAAACCGGCGTTGTCGCCGGGCCGAGCTTGGCGGTCGCAATCTGGCGAAGCCAGAGACGCAGCCGCGGCTTGCCGCGTTTTGGCTTCGAGTTTCCTGTTGGTGTCTTTACGGTGCCGAATCCCGACGCCGCGACGTCGGCTGCAAGCGAGAGCGATGAAGATGGGACGTTTCGCGATTTGCGGTCACCAAATCCCAAAGGGCCAGGCCGCCTCGTATCAATCTACCGTTCGCTGCTAACGAAGTATGTGTTTGTTCATTTGCAGCGTGAGGCGGAAACCGGCGTTGTCGACGGGTCGAGTGTAGCGGTCGCATTCTGGCGAAGTCAGAGACGCAGCCGCGGCCTGCCGCGCTTTGGCTTCGAGTTCCCAGCTGATGCCTTCACGATGCCGGATCCCGTCACCGCGACGCCGGCCGCAAGCAACAGCGCGGCCGCTGACGTCGGTTCATCAGGCATTGCCGTGGTGATCCAACCGGCCATCGTCGACCGCCCGGAGTTTCGCTATTTCGAAAAATACGGCAAGGGCGAGGATCGAAACGCCTCGCAACGTGCGGCACGTCTTGGTGACCTGCTGCGACAGTTCACGGACTATCCGGCAGAAGCCTTGGTCTTGGTTGAAGCCTTCGCATCCACCATTGCCAATGAATTCGCCGACGTATTGGAGCACTATGACATCATTCAGGGTTATTCGATCGACGGGTTCATTCCGTTCATCAACGGACTCAAGAATTACACATGTTACGAGCATGGCACGTTGCGCGAACTGCCTTTTGAGAAAACCTATAATGGCATTCTTTGTTCGGCGTCGTACAAGAATGCGGCTTTCTCCTTCGTGACCAACTCGGACGTGCTGCCGTCTGTGGCACGGCTGAAGTTGAATAGAGAGCGGACCGTTTATCTTCCGCATGCCTTCGACGATGAAAAGATTTCAAGCTTTCGAGCAGGCCTCAAGATTCCGAAGCGGGACCCCAAGGTCACCACATTCTTTAGCCCGACGCGACATCACTGGCACGCAGCACCTGTTTCGATGCAGAAAGGCAACGATCTTTTCTTGAGGGCGGCAGCGCAGGTTGCGCAAGCGGATCGCGATTTTCGCATCATCCTGGTCGAGTGGGGCGTTGACGTTTACCGAAGCAAGGAACTCATTCAGGAACTTCGAATCGAAGATATGGTTTCGTGGATACCGTCGTTGAACAAGGCGGAGCTTCGACAGCGGTACTGCTCGAGCGACGTCGTCGTCGATCAGTTCAGGATACCCGCAATCGGCGGCGTTACCTTTGAGGCAATGGCGCTCGGACGCCGCGTTATAACCAATCTTGATGAAACCCAATCAGCGGAGTTCTTTGGAGCGACGCCGCCTTGCCTGGTCGCCGACAGCATCGAGTCGTGCGCGGCCCGGATTCTCGAGGTTCTTGCTGATCCGCTGGACGGCAACGGCTGCGGCGATGCCGCGCGTCTGTGGTTTGAGAAATGTCATTCCGCGCAGCGCGTCGTCGCGCTTCAACTGGCCGCCTATCGAACGATTTGCGCCGCCTAG